One stretch of Chryseobacterium fluminis DNA includes these proteins:
- a CDS encoding PQQ-dependent sugar dehydrogenase — MNTTTILKIIPLVTAFVFSNASAQRGIPPKEITKITHSTNYPEHLDFLPEMVNLLKVPDGWTVSIAASGLGKPRMLYYTPDGNLYITRRDTGDVLLLKDRNKDGKFEEIKTVAAEFKGVHGITVKDGFMYLCNNNELRRYTINADGTLTDKQMLFDDMPSAGQHPNRTMDFGPDGKLYISIGTLCNDCKESDREAATMVQVDPLTWERKIFASGLRNTIGFDWHPQTNEFWGMDNGGDAKGDDWPPEELNHLKEGKNYGYPFAYAKREVDTTREDPAGNSKEKWAETTEPSVMEYQAHMAPIGFRFFPAGSAYSGDALVCWHGSWNRSKPVGFKVQKIKFSNGKPVSAEDFLTGFLKGKTRFGRPAGVAITASGTVYISDDANGVLYSIKQK; from the coding sequence ATGAATACCACAACTATCTTAAAAATAATTCCTCTCGTAACAGCTTTTGTGTTTTCGAATGCTTCAGCGCAACGGGGGATACCACCCAAGGAAATTACCAAAATTACCCATTCTACCAATTATCCGGAACATCTCGATTTTCTTCCCGAAATGGTTAACCTTCTGAAAGTTCCTGACGGATGGACGGTCTCAATAGCTGCTTCCGGCCTCGGAAAACCCAGAATGTTATATTATACTCCTGACGGAAATCTATACATCACCAGACGTGATACAGGAGATGTGCTTTTACTGAAAGACAGGAATAAGGATGGCAAATTTGAGGAAATCAAAACAGTGGCTGCCGAATTTAAAGGAGTCCATGGCATCACAGTAAAAGATGGCTTCATGTATCTGTGTAATAATAATGAATTACGCAGGTATACAATAAATGCGGACGGGACGCTTACTGACAAGCAAATGCTTTTCGATGATATGCCCAGCGCAGGACAGCATCCCAACAGGACCATGGATTTCGGACCGGACGGAAAACTTTATATTTCAATCGGAACGCTCTGTAATGACTGTAAAGAATCAGACCGTGAGGCTGCTACCATGGTACAGGTAGATCCGCTCACATGGGAGCGTAAGATCTTCGCATCAGGCCTTAGAAACACGATCGGTTTCGACTGGCATCCGCAGACAAATGAATTCTGGGGGATGGATAACGGTGGGGACGCCAAAGGTGATGACTGGCCGCCTGAAGAATTAAATCATCTTAAAGAAGGTAAAAATTATGGTTATCCGTTTGCCTATGCCAAAAGAGAAGTGGATACCACCAGGGAAGATCCTGCGGGAAACAGTAAAGAAAAATGGGCGGAAACTACCGAACCTTCTGTGATGGAATATCAGGCACATATGGCACCCATTGGGTTCCGCTTTTTCCCTGCCGGCTCAGCGTACAGCGGAGACGCTCTTGTCTGCTGGCACGGCTCCTGGAACAGAAGCAAGCCGGTGGGCTTCAAAGTCCAAAAAATAAAGTTTTCTAACGGAAAGCCCGTATCGGCTGAAGATTTCCTGACCGGTTTTCTTAAAGGTAAAACCAGATTCGGAAGACCCGCGGGCGTAGCCATCACTGCATCCGGCACGGTATATATTTCTGACGACGCAAACGGAGTTCTTTACAGCATCAAGCAAAAATAA
- a CDS encoding MerC domain-containing protein — protein sequence MKSKILDVVGLSAAALCLIHCIVFPLLMVIPLGISHNPLVDLAFLIIGAVVVYRISKKTQHTWLKVLFAVSILLISVSVFADLFFEIHLPFIYFGAIGLITGHLINFNHHKH from the coding sequence ATGAAATCAAAAATTCTGGATGTCGTCGGATTATCAGCAGCTGCACTTTGTTTGATTCATTGTATAGTCTTTCCGTTATTAATGGTTATTCCATTAGGAATTTCTCATAATCCATTGGTTGACCTTGCTTTCCTGATTATCGGGGCAGTTGTGGTCTATAGAATTTCAAAGAAAACGCAGCATACATGGCTGAAGGTTTTATTTGCGGTCTCGATTCTGCTTATTTCAGTTTCGGTTTTTGCAGATCTATTCTTCGAAATTCATTTGCCTTTCATTTATTTTGGTGCGATTGGGTTAATCACCGGACACCTTATCAATTTTAATCATCATAAGCATTAA
- the glf gene encoding UDP-galactopyranose mutase has protein sequence MYDFLIVGCGFAGAVLAERLASEGKKILIVDKRDHIAGNAFDYYNEEGILIHKYGPHIFHTNSEDVFRYLGKFTEWRPYEHRVLGSVDGLLVPIPINLTTINELYGKNLTSDEVTDFLASKAEKRNPILTSEDVVLNAVGKELYEKFFKGYTKKQWDLDPSELDASVTARVPTRTNRDDRYFTDTFQAMPKNGYTEMFKKMLSHKNISIMLQTDYKDIVDIIPFKTLIYTGPIDSYFDYCYGKLPYRSIDFKFETLNQENYQPTGTVNFPTSNMYTRITEFKFLTGQKNEKTTIVYEYPTAEGDPYYPIPRKQNQEIYNQYKKLAEDHPDVFFTGRLGTYKYYNMDQVVAQSLALFKKLKTREEYVQ, from the coding sequence ATGTATGATTTTTTAATAGTAGGCTGCGGTTTTGCAGGAGCAGTTTTGGCAGAGCGTCTGGCCAGCGAAGGGAAGAAGATTTTAATTGTTGACAAACGGGATCATATTGCGGGGAATGCATTTGACTATTATAATGAAGAAGGAATTCTCATTCATAAATACGGACCCCATATTTTCCACACCAATTCTGAGGATGTCTTCAGATATCTGGGAAAATTTACCGAGTGGCGGCCTTATGAACATCGTGTTTTGGGAAGTGTGGACGGTCTCCTGGTTCCGATCCCTATTAACCTTACCACAATTAATGAATTATACGGTAAAAATTTAACTTCAGATGAGGTGACAGATTTTCTGGCTTCAAAAGCTGAAAAAAGAAATCCTATCCTTACTTCCGAAGATGTAGTTCTGAACGCAGTAGGTAAAGAGCTGTACGAGAAATTTTTCAAAGGATATACCAAAAAACAGTGGGATCTTGATCCTTCTGAGCTGGATGCTTCCGTAACCGCCCGTGTTCCTACAAGAACCAACAGGGATGACCGGTATTTTACAGATACTTTTCAGGCAATGCCGAAAAACGGTTATACTGAAATGTTTAAAAAAATGCTGTCTCATAAAAACATCAGCATTATGCTTCAGACCGATTATAAGGATATTGTGGATATTATTCCTTTTAAAACACTCATTTATACAGGTCCTATCGATTCTTATTTTGATTATTGTTACGGTAAATTACCTTACCGATCCATAGACTTTAAGTTTGAAACTTTGAATCAGGAAAATTATCAGCCAACAGGGACGGTGAATTTTCCCACCTCCAATATGTATACAAGAATTACGGAATTCAAGTTTTTGACCGGGCAGAAAAATGAAAAGACAACGATTGTATATGAGTATCCCACTGCCGAAGGTGATCCGTACTATCCGATCCCGAGAAAGCAGAACCAGGAAATATACAATCAGTACAAAAAACTTGCTGAAGATCATCCGGATGTGTTTTTCACGGGCCGTCTGGGGACGTACAAGTATTATAATATGGATCAGGTGGTGGCCCAGTCACTAGCCCTTTTCAAAAAGCTAAAAACAAGGGAAGAATATGTTCAGTAA
- a CDS encoding YciE/YciF ferroxidase family protein: MQKTNSQNEKNTRKVKAKSSAADGLRELFIDELKDIVYAERALVKALPKMAKNASEPKLVSAIEEHVKVTEGQVQRLEQIFDILGESNRGKKCDAMEGLIKEGESIMEETEAGPVRDAGIISASQKIEHYEIASYGTLAAFAKTLGEEEIAALLEATLAEEKEADVILTDSAYHSINFEAAEENDK; the protein is encoded by the coding sequence ATGCAAAAAACAAACAGTCAAAACGAGAAAAACACACGCAAGGTCAAGGCGAAATCTTCTGCAGCTGACGGACTCAGAGAGTTATTTATCGACGAGCTGAAAGATATTGTTTACGCCGAAAGAGCATTGGTAAAAGCCTTGCCGAAAATGGCCAAAAATGCAAGTGAACCTAAGCTGGTCTCCGCCATAGAAGAACATGTGAAGGTCACAGAAGGTCAGGTTCAGAGGCTGGAGCAGATCTTTGATATACTTGGAGAATCGAACCGCGGTAAAAAATGCGATGCTATGGAAGGCCTTATAAAAGAAGGGGAAAGCATTATGGAAGAAACAGAGGCAGGGCCCGTACGTGATGCAGGAATTATCTCGGCCTCACAAAAAATTGAGCATTATGAGATTGCCTCGTACGGTACATTGGCTGCTTTTGCCAAAACACTGGGCGAAGAAGAAATAGCTGCGCTACTGGAAGCAACATTAGCTGAAGAAAAAGAAGCTGATGTGATTTTGACAGATTCCGCCTATCACTCCATTAATTTTGAAGCTGCGGAGGAAAACGATAAATAA
- a CDS encoding gluconolaconase — MKKLILCSLMVGCAAAIPDQPSTRIEFNAPEAYPEGIAYDSSSNVYYVSSARLGSIGKVTPAGVYSLLMNDPSLKSTYGLKVHPDGKRLFACVSDANYSKFTSPDTRKKMARLIGIDMITGKKTDDIDLSGLVKGNHFANDLTFDSQQNAYVTDSFSNVIYKVTPGGKASVFADSPMFKTEGIGLNGIVFHPSGYLLTVSSGTGVLYKIDLNNPKNITKVATEQFFMNGDGLLLTENQKLVVVQNGGSDKIYELTSQDNWASAKLSASTLVADRFTYPSTAAMAKDKVWIMNAKFSELTDSTNVPSVRFDIQHARLMPLPK; from the coding sequence ATGAAAAAATTAATATTATGTAGTCTTATGGTCGGATGCGCAGCCGCTATTCCTGACCAGCCCAGTACAAGAATAGAATTTAATGCACCGGAAGCATACCCGGAAGGTATTGCCTACGACAGTAGTTCAAATGTTTATTATGTTTCATCAGCACGGCTTGGCAGCATAGGAAAAGTTACTCCGGCCGGCGTTTACAGTCTGCTGATGAATGATCCGTCTTTGAAATCCACATACGGATTGAAAGTGCATCCGGACGGGAAGCGTTTGTTTGCTTGTGTAAGCGATGCCAATTACAGCAAATTTACGTCTCCGGACACGCGGAAAAAAATGGCCAGGTTAATTGGCATTGATATGATAACGGGAAAGAAAACAGATGATATTGACCTGTCTGGCCTGGTAAAGGGAAATCATTTTGCTAATGACCTGACTTTTGACAGTCAGCAGAATGCGTACGTAACCGACAGTTTTTCAAACGTAATTTATAAAGTGACGCCCGGTGGCAAGGCTTCGGTCTTCGCAGACAGTCCCATGTTTAAGACAGAAGGGATCGGTCTCAACGGAATTGTCTTTCATCCTTCAGGGTATCTGCTGACGGTGAGCAGCGGAACCGGAGTTTTATATAAAATCGATTTGAATAATCCCAAAAATATAACTAAAGTTGCCACAGAACAGTTTTTTATGAACGGTGACGGCTTATTGCTTACAGAAAATCAAAAATTGGTCGTAGTACAAAATGGGGGCAGTGATAAAATATATGAGCTGACTTCCCAGGATAACTGGGCTTCTGCAAAATTATCTGCATCCACCTTAGTGGCCGACCGGTTTACCTATCCGTCTACCGCTGCAATGGCAAAAGATAAAGTCTGGATTATGAATGCAAAATTTTCAGAACTCACAGACAGTACCAATGTTCCCTCAGTACGATTTGACATTCAGCATGCACGGCTGATGCCGCTGCCGAAATGA
- a CDS encoding alkaline phosphatase has translation MDRRKFLKGSGLLTGALALNPIHLLGGNSKINDSQHKKAKNIIFMVSDGMSLGTLTMADLYSRNILGKTSHWIDLYNTGKVSRALMDTASASSIVTDSAAASSAFGGGVRVKNGVLNMGTDGEKYVPIWQKFKKAGKKAGCVTTVTITHATPAGFCVNSGSRNAEPEIAEMYHHLGFDVMMGGGDEFFNPGKRADGKDVYEAYRQKGYRVCKTKNDLKNIQKPGKILGVFNAGALPYTIDQKNLPALQESPSLAEMAKVAIGQMKDHAEGFVLQIEGGKVDWAAHANDISAIIHDQLAFDEAIKVVLDFAEKDNETLVIITTDHGNANPGTIYGTDATSKFNSISDYKYSNEFILNSIQHDFTLQQIRDWIYETNRIRLSDEEGKHLLNFYSGLEKQESGLYNYKKLPYKAYSEIQQKHNNVGWISMDHSGDYVEVAAYGPGKEWLSPFIRNTDLHQMMLKATQIKKT, from the coding sequence ATGGACAGACGTAAATTTCTAAAAGGCTCAGGTCTTTTAACAGGCGCCCTCGCTTTAAACCCTATTCATCTGCTGGGAGGTAATTCCAAAATCAATGATTCTCAGCATAAGAAAGCTAAAAATATCATATTTATGGTAAGTGACGGAATGAGCCTGGGAACCCTGACCATGGCAGATCTTTATTCCAGAAATATACTGGGTAAAACTAGCCATTGGATTGATCTTTATAACACCGGAAAAGTGAGCAGAGCTCTAATGGATACAGCGTCTGCCAGCTCGATCGTGACAGATTCTGCTGCTGCCAGCTCAGCATTCGGGGGTGGGGTAAGAGTTAAGAACGGGGTACTGAACATGGGTACTGACGGTGAAAAATATGTTCCGATATGGCAGAAGTTTAAGAAAGCAGGCAAAAAAGCAGGTTGTGTGACCACTGTCACCATCACCCATGCAACGCCGGCGGGTTTCTGTGTAAATTCCGGAAGCCGAAATGCCGAACCTGAAATCGCAGAAATGTATCATCACCTTGGATTTGATGTGATGATGGGCGGAGGTGATGAGTTTTTTAATCCCGGTAAGAGAGCAGACGGCAAAGATGTTTATGAAGCATACAGACAGAAAGGGTACCGGGTATGTAAAACTAAAAATGATTTGAAGAACATACAAAAGCCCGGTAAAATATTAGGGGTTTTTAATGCAGGAGCATTGCCGTATACCATCGATCAGAAGAATCTCCCGGCTTTGCAGGAGAGTCCTTCGCTTGCAGAAATGGCAAAAGTTGCCATTGGGCAGATGAAAGATCATGCTGAGGGTTTTGTACTCCAGATAGAAGGCGGTAAAGTAGATTGGGCAGCCCATGCCAATGATATTTCCGCTATCATACACGACCAGCTGGCCTTTGATGAAGCGATAAAGGTTGTTCTGGATTTTGCAGAAAAAGATAATGAAACACTGGTTATTATTACAACCGATCACGGCAATGCCAACCCGGGCACCATCTATGGAACGGATGCCACTTCAAAATTTAACAGCATATCAGATTATAAATACTCAAACGAATTTATATTGAATTCCATACAACATGATTTTACGCTGCAGCAGATCAGGGACTGGATTTATGAAACCAACCGTATAAGATTGAGCGACGAAGAAGGAAAGCATTTACTAAACTTTTATTCCGGGCTGGAAAAACAGGAGTCCGGATTATACAATTATAAAAAGTTACCTTATAAAGCCTATTCTGAGATACAGCAGAAACATAATAATGTAGGCTGGATCAGTATGGATCATTCGGGAGATTATGTTGAAGTGGCGGCTTACGGTCCCGGAAAAGAATGGCTGTCTCCGTTTATCAGAAATACGGATCTTCACCAGATGATGCTGAAAGCAACTCAGATCAAAAAAACTTAG
- a CDS encoding GTP-binding protein, giving the protein MNKLPVTVLSGFLGAGKTTLLNHILHNKEGLKVAVIVNDMSEVNIDAQLVKSENTLSRTEEKLVEMSNGCICCTLREDLMMEVERLASENRFDYLLIESSGISEPVPVAQTFSYVDEESGIDLSGFSYIDTMVTVVDCYNFGKDFGTNELLADRNLTDIEGDRRAIVNLLTDQIEFANVIILNKTDLVDADTLGFLKSAIKRLNPDARIISSEFSKVNPKELLNTGLFDFEKAQNSAGWQKELESAGHTPETEEYGISSFIFRDHRPFHPVRLWEYLDKYYPPGILRAKGIFWLASRPGDVLNFSQAGGSLRLEKAGVWWCSMPLIHRMQYSVFVENQTFIEERWDKVWGDRMNELVFIGQELDKEQIYRDLQSCLINDNESKLVKEKRYFKDPFPKNI; this is encoded by the coding sequence ATGAACAAATTACCCGTAACCGTCCTGAGCGGTTTTTTAGGAGCCGGAAAAACGACCTTGCTTAACCACATCCTTCACAATAAAGAAGGTTTAAAAGTTGCAGTCATCGTTAATGATATGAGTGAAGTTAATATTGATGCTCAATTGGTGAAAAGTGAAAATACTTTATCGAGAACCGAAGAAAAGCTCGTTGAGATGAGCAATGGCTGTATATGCTGTACCTTAAGGGAAGATTTAATGATGGAGGTCGAGCGGCTTGCTAGTGAAAACAGATTTGATTACCTGCTCATTGAAAGCAGTGGGATCAGCGAGCCGGTTCCTGTTGCACAGACATTTTCCTACGTAGATGAAGAGAGCGGGATCGATTTGTCAGGATTCAGCTATATTGACACTATGGTAACGGTGGTAGACTGTTATAATTTCGGAAAGGATTTTGGCACTAATGAATTATTGGCCGACAGAAACCTCACAGACATCGAAGGCGATCGCAGAGCCATCGTTAACCTTTTGACAGATCAGATCGAGTTTGCCAATGTGATCATTCTTAATAAAACGGATCTTGTAGATGCAGATACTTTAGGTTTTTTAAAAAGTGCTATCAAGAGATTGAATCCGGATGCCAGAATTATTAGCTCTGAATTTAGTAAAGTAAATCCAAAAGAACTGTTGAATACCGGGCTTTTCGATTTTGAAAAGGCTCAGAACTCTGCCGGCTGGCAGAAGGAACTGGAGTCCGCCGGGCATACCCCGGAAACGGAAGAATATGGAATCAGTTCGTTTATTTTTAGAGATCACAGACCTTTTCATCCTGTCAGATTATGGGAATATCTCGATAAATATTATCCGCCGGGGATATTAAGAGCAAAAGGGATATTCTGGTTAGCATCAAGACCAGGCGATGTGCTCAACTTTTCACAGGCTGGAGGATCGTTGCGACTGGAAAAAGCAGGCGTATGGTGGTGCAGTATGCCGCTTATTCACAGAATGCAGTATTCTGTATTTGTGGAAAATCAGACTTTTATCGAAGAAAGATGGGATAAAGTTTGGGGAGACAGAATGAATGAATTGGTCTTTATCGGGCAGGAGCTCGACAAAGAACAGATTTACCGGGATTTACAAAGCTGTCTTATTAATGATAATGAATCAAAATTGGTGAAAGAAAAAAGATATTTCAAAGATCCTTTTCCTAAGAATATTTAA
- a CDS encoding DNA-3-methyladenine glycosylase codes for MKLSAEYYANTDVNFLAKDLLGKIIYTATGETVTAGIIVETEAYFGIEDKASHAYGNRRTARTEVMFQKGGLAYVYLCYGIHHLLNVVTSVENDPKCVLIRSIEPYYGFDEMETRRKMPVEKPAISSGPGSLTKALGIDLSFNRQSLTEDRIWIEDQGITYEPAEILEAPRIGIGYAEEHALLPLRFFVSNSKYARNK; via the coding sequence ATGAAACTATCAGCTGAATATTATGCCAATACTGATGTTAATTTTTTAGCAAAAGATCTGTTGGGTAAAATTATATATACTGCCACCGGGGAAACTGTCACGGCAGGAATTATCGTGGAAACAGAGGCCTATTTCGGAATTGAAGACAAAGCATCCCATGCATACGGGAACCGACGTACTGCACGGACAGAAGTGATGTTTCAGAAAGGAGGTCTGGCGTATGTCTATCTCTGTTACGGGATTCATCATCTGCTGAATGTTGTCACTTCCGTTGAAAACGATCCGAAATGTGTTCTTATCAGAAGTATTGAACCGTATTACGGTTTCGATGAAATGGAAACGAGACGAAAAATGCCGGTAGAAAAGCCCGCTATATCTTCCGGTCCCGGATCACTGACAAAAGCTTTAGGTATTGATCTTTCTTTTAACAGACAAAGCCTGACTGAAGACCGTATCTGGATTGAAGATCAGGGGATCACGTATGAGCCTGCTGAGATTTTAGAGGCACCCCGGATAGGAATCGGGTACGCGGAAGAACATGCCCTGCTGCCGTTACGTTTCTTTGTCAGCAATTCTAAGTATGCCCGGAACAAATAG
- a CDS encoding helix-turn-helix domain-containing protein, which translates to MMKRFKFVVLENIFKPYFRHSAMIKPETLEDYYAKRPFLKTSDLKKEEGHFNILSISRKNQPEHHHPVSYSRKEYFKICLISGKSQIHYADKSFEIQKHGLLFANPLIPYNWEPIDGLQSGYSCIFTESFFNNFGDIKKYPFFQPGGYPVYELSTSELLYLENIFVQMKHEKDSDFEYKDDVLRNLVFQLIHSALKMRPSENILPEKQNSAARITSLFIDLLESQFPISSASGAITLRSASDFAGQMSVHVNHLNKSVKEAMSRTTSEMISERILKEAKILLKHSSWAISEIAYALGFEGPSHFSTFFRKHLKLSPSQFRNPEKF; encoded by the coding sequence ATGATGAAAAGATTTAAATTTGTTGTACTGGAAAACATCTTCAAACCATATTTCAGACATTCTGCCATGATAAAACCCGAGACTCTGGAGGATTACTATGCAAAGAGACCATTTTTAAAAACTTCCGATCTGAAAAAAGAGGAAGGTCATTTCAATATCCTATCCATATCAAGGAAGAATCAGCCTGAACATCATCATCCGGTTTCATACAGCCGAAAGGAGTATTTTAAAATATGCTTAATATCAGGGAAAAGCCAGATTCATTATGCTGATAAAAGTTTTGAAATACAAAAGCACGGGCTGCTGTTTGCCAATCCTCTGATTCCTTATAACTGGGAACCCATTGACGGATTGCAATCGGGCTACAGCTGCATTTTCACAGAGTCTTTTTTTAACAATTTCGGAGATATTAAAAAATATCCTTTTTTTCAGCCCGGCGGATATCCTGTGTATGAATTAAGCACCTCGGAGCTGCTTTATTTAGAGAATATTTTCGTACAGATGAAGCACGAGAAGGATTCTGATTTCGAATATAAAGATGATGTACTTAGAAATCTGGTTTTTCAGCTGATTCATTCTGCTTTAAAAATGAGGCCGTCGGAAAATATATTGCCTGAAAAACAGAATTCGGCGGCAAGAATTACTTCTCTGTTTATAGACCTTCTTGAAAGTCAGTTCCCGATAAGCAGTGCTTCCGGAGCAATTACACTCAGGAGTGCTTCTGATTTTGCAGGCCAAATGTCTGTTCATGTTAATCATCTGAATAAATCAGTAAAAGAAGCGATGTCTAGAACTACCTCTGAAATGATTTCTGAAAGGATTTTAAAAGAAGCAAAGATTTTACTGAAACACAGTTCCTGGGCCATTTCAGAAATAGCCTACGCCCTTGGATTCGAGGGACCCTCGCACTTCAGTACCTTCTTCAGGAAACATCTGAAGTTATCACCAAGTCAATTCAGAAATCCTGAAAAATTTTAG
- a CDS encoding nuclear transport factor 2 family protein translates to MSTKEPIKSLAQNTFKNHLDFLSSGQIEKWVDLFSEEGVLEFPYGPADFPKLVQGKTELYDYMKNFPKHFKVDFENLHFYATEDPTLVIAEFTSTGTAISTGKPYNQKYISVVHTNEEGKILKYVDFWNPMVALEAMNAPLSNFVQ, encoded by the coding sequence ATGAGTACAAAAGAGCCAATTAAAAGTTTAGCACAAAACACTTTCAAAAATCATCTGGATTTCCTTTCATCCGGCCAGATCGAAAAATGGGTAGATCTTTTTTCTGAAGAAGGTGTTCTGGAATTTCCTTATGGTCCTGCCGATTTTCCTAAACTCGTACAGGGAAAGACAGAGCTTTATGACTATATGAAAAATTTCCCGAAACATTTTAAGGTTGATTTTGAAAATCTTCATTTTTATGCCACTGAAGACCCCACTTTGGTCATTGCCGAATTTACGAGTACGGGAACTGCGATCAGCACAGGAAAACCGTATAACCAAAAGTATATTTCGGTAGTTCATACTAATGAAGAGGGTAAAATTTTAAAATATGTGGATTTCTGGAATCCAATGGTTGCATTAGAAGCCATGAATGCTCCTTTGAGTAACTTCGTGCAGTAG
- a CDS encoding Fur family transcriptional regulator, which translates to MKKTRNTQAKSEILSLLNDSDKALSHHMIQEKVGALCNRVTIYRVLERLEEEGLVHKFVNVDGVVNYAKCHGCKEGGHLHNHVHFNCRKCHQVTCIENSVPQIKMPPQFIIEDYNFVISGICPNCQ; encoded by the coding sequence ATGAAAAAAACACGAAATACTCAGGCTAAAAGCGAGATACTGAGTTTATTAAATGATTCAGATAAGGCATTGTCTCACCATATGATTCAGGAAAAAGTGGGTGCATTATGCAACCGGGTAACGATTTACCGGGTTCTGGAACGGCTTGAAGAAGAAGGTTTAGTGCACAAATTTGTAAATGTGGATGGCGTGGTCAATTATGCTAAATGTCATGGTTGTAAAGAGGGCGGCCATTTGCATAATCATGTGCATTTTAACTGCAGGAAATGCCATCAGGTAACCTGTATCGAAAACAGTGTTCCTCAGATTAAAATGCCGCCTCAATTTATTATTGAAGATTATAATTTTGTTATCAGCGGAATTTGTCCCAATTGTCAGTAA
- a CDS encoding glycosyltransferase family 1 protein, which yields MKYLLCFSHLSWNFVYQRPQHLLTRFSKHYQVFYFEEPKIGDSDRYIVNVQDGTYIVELLVSNHDETTNERIQNLIKELLEEYNIENYISWYYTPMALQFTRELHPEKIVYDSMDELSAFKFAPPQLLQLENELFRKADVVFTGGNSLYQAKKNRHHNIHAMPSSIDKLHFGQARAIQEEPADQKPISSPKLGFFGVVDERFDIELLREVSAKRPDWQFIIIGPVVKISPEDLPRASNIHYLGPKTYSELPQYISHWDIALILFALNESTEFISPTKTPEYLAAGKPVISTAIKDVINPYGNAGLVHIISDSESFISTAEKIFADDERDHWQRTVDHFLEDDSWDNTFNKMNALIDAVKVVNELDTNTQKQINHV from the coding sequence ATGAAATACTTATTATGCTTCAGCCATCTATCATGGAATTTTGTTTATCAGCGACCGCAACACCTTCTCACAAGGTTTTCAAAGCATTACCAGGTATTTTATTTTGAAGAACCGAAAATCGGGGATTCTGATAGGTATATCGTTAATGTACAGGACGGAACGTACATTGTCGAACTGCTGGTTTCAAATCATGACGAGACCACCAACGAAAGAATACAGAATCTTATTAAAGAACTTTTAGAAGAGTACAATATAGAAAATTATATCAGTTGGTATTATACTCCGATGGCTCTTCAGTTTACCCGTGAGCTTCACCCGGAGAAGATTGTTTACGATTCTATGGACGAATTATCCGCATTCAAATTTGCACCGCCACAACTGCTGCAGCTGGAAAATGAGCTGTTCAGAAAGGCCGATGTGGTTTTCACCGGGGGAAATTCTCTTTACCAGGCGAAGAAAAACAGGCATCACAATATTCATGCTATGCCAAGCAGCATTGATAAGTTGCATTTTGGCCAGGCAAGAGCCATTCAGGAAGAACCGGCAGACCAGAAACCGATCAGTTCTCCAAAACTGGGATTTTTCGGCGTTGTCGATGAGCGTTTTGATATTGAACTCCTTCGCGAAGTTTCAGCAAAACGTCCGGACTGGCAATTCATCATCATTGGTCCTGTCGTAAAAATAAGTCCTGAAGATCTGCCTAGAGCTTCTAATATTCACTATTTAGGTCCTAAAACCTATTCTGAATTGCCACAATACATCTCCCACTGGGATATTGCATTGATATTATTTGCTTTAAATGAATCTACAGAGTTTATCAGCCCGACGAAAACCCCTGAATATCTTGCAGCAGGGAAACCCGTTATATCCACAGCGATAAAGGATGTTATCAATCCGTATGGCAATGCCGGTCTGGTGCATATCATTTCTGATTCCGAATCGTTCATTTCGACTGCAGAGAAGATCTTTGCCGATGACGAAAGGGACCATTGGCAGAGAACCGTGGATCATTTTCTGGAAGATGATTCCTGGGATAACACTTTTAACAAAATGAATGCCCTTATTGATGCAGTGAAGGTAGTAAATGAGCTAGATACAAACACACAAAAACAGATTAACCATGTATGA